From the genome of Gemmatimonadota bacterium, one region includes:
- a CDS encoding UDP-glucose/GDP-mannose dehydrogenase family protein: MKVSVIGSGYVGLVVGACLSDSGHSVICADVDAAKVRRLNQGEIPIWEPGLEAIVRTNLAAGRLSFTTDVPDAVRRSRVIFIAVSTPPGGGGEADLGNVLDVARVIGASMDGERIVVTKSTVPVGTSELVRTEIEGRSEWPVHICSNPEFLKEGTAVNDFVRPDRVVIGADSEVAVEALRRLYQPFIRTGAPILVMSVASAEIAKYAANAMLATRISFMNSVATLCDAVGADVAEVRAAVGTDRRIGPSFLFPGVGYGGSCFPKDVEALSRTLEEKGIDDSILRGVTQVNERQKRLPLRRLRARYGELEGRRIAVWGLSFKPETDDMREAPSLVTLRGLVEAGARTSAHDPVAMNEARRIFGERPELSFMEDQYQVLDDAEALLIHTEWLPYRSPDFRRMKELMAKPFVIDGRNLYDPGSMAKRGFDYSCVGRLRVAPEVRH; the protein is encoded by the coding sequence ATGAAGGTCTCGGTGATCGGGAGCGGATATGTGGGACTGGTGGTGGGCGCTTGCCTTTCGGATTCGGGCCACTCCGTCATCTGCGCCGACGTGGACGCCGCAAAGGTCAGACGACTGAACCAGGGCGAGATTCCCATCTGGGAGCCCGGGCTGGAGGCGATCGTGCGCACCAATCTCGCCGCCGGCAGATTGAGCTTCACCACCGACGTACCCGACGCGGTGCGCCGTTCCCGAGTGATATTCATAGCCGTGTCGACGCCCCCCGGAGGGGGGGGAGAGGCCGATCTGGGCAACGTCCTCGACGTGGCGCGGGTCATCGGCGCTTCGATGGACGGCGAGAGGATCGTTGTCACCAAGAGCACGGTTCCGGTGGGAACGTCCGAACTTGTGCGCACCGAGATCGAGGGCCGCTCCGAGTGGCCGGTGCACATCTGCTCGAATCCGGAGTTCCTCAAGGAGGGCACGGCCGTCAACGACTTCGTACGTCCCGACCGGGTCGTGATCGGAGCCGATTCCGAGGTCGCGGTCGAGGCTCTGCGCAGGCTTTACCAGCCCTTCATACGCACCGGCGCCCCCATTTTGGTCATGAGCGTCGCCTCGGCCGAGATCGCGAAGTACGCCGCCAACGCCATGCTCGCCACCCGCATCTCGTTCATGAACTCCGTCGCCACTCTCTGCGATGCGGTGGGTGCGGATGTCGCGGAGGTACGGGCGGCCGTGGGAACCGACAGGCGTATCGGCCCGTCCTTCCTTTTCCCGGGGGTCGGCTACGGCGGGTCGTGCTTCCCGAAGGACGTCGAGGCGCTCTCCCGCACCTTGGAGGAGAAGGGCATAGACGACTCCATCCTGCGCGGAGTCACCCAGGTGAACGAGCGCCAGAAGAGGCTTCCGCTCAGGCGGCTCCGCGCCCGCTACGGAGAATTGGAGGGCAGACGGATCGCCGTGTGGGGACTCTCCTTCAAGCCCGAGACCGACGACATGCGCGAGGCTCCCAGCCTGGTCACCCTCAGGGGGCTGGTCGAAGCGGGAGCCCGGACAAGCGCCCACGACCCCGTCGCGATGAACGAGGCCCGACGCATCTTCGGCGAGAGGCCCGAGCTTTCCTTCATGGAGGACCAGTATCAGGTTCTGGATGATGCCGAGGCCCTGCTGATCCACACGGAGTGGCTGCCGTATCGCAGCCCGGACTTCAGACGCATGAAGGAGCTCATGGCCAAGCCTTTCGTGATCGACGGTCGCAACCTTTACGACCCTGGGTCGATGGCGAAGAGGGGCTTCGACTACTCCTGCGTCGGCAGGCTGCGGGTCGCTCCCGAGGTCCGGCACTGA
- a CDS encoding SDR family oxidoreductase, whose translation MRVLVTGAAGFLGSHLAERFLVDGHSVIGLDSIVTGAVENVSLLEGYPGFTFVSGDVRSEVEVDGQLDGVLHFASRASPRDYLDAPVETLETGSVGTGNALALADRKGARFLLASTSEVYGDPTVHPQPEGYWGSVNPIGVRGCYDEAKRFAEALTMAWRRSEGLDTRIARIFNMYGPRLRPHDGRVVSNFIFQALSGQPLTIFGDGSQTRSLCYVSDGVEGIYRLFRSDYAGPVNIGNPAEMTVREIATAVAELVGSTAGVTALPLPDDDPKVRCPDISLARRVLGWEPKVDLRKGLGRTISHFRAQIAAGYEGGARTGASTGGLAGWEPERR comes from the coding sequence ATGCGAGTTCTGGTAACCGGCGCCGCAGGCTTTCTGGGCTCGCATCTGGCTGAGCGATTTCTTGTTGACGGTCACTCCGTGATCGGGCTCGACTCGATCGTCACCGGAGCGGTCGAGAACGTGAGTCTTCTGGAAGGCTATCCCGGCTTCACGTTCGTCTCCGGAGACGTGCGCTCGGAGGTCGAGGTCGACGGCCAGCTCGACGGCGTCCTGCACTTCGCTTCGCGCGCTTCCCCTCGTGACTATCTCGACGCCCCGGTCGAGACGCTGGAGACGGGAAGCGTCGGCACCGGAAATGCGCTTGCGCTCGCCGACCGCAAGGGCGCCCGCTTCCTCCTGGCTTCCACCTCCGAGGTCTACGGAGATCCGACGGTCCATCCGCAGCCCGAAGGCTACTGGGGCTCTGTGAATCCGATCGGTGTGCGAGGCTGCTACGACGAGGCCAAGCGCTTCGCCGAGGCGCTCACCATGGCCTGGCGGCGCAGCGAGGGGCTCGACACCCGCATCGCCCGCATCTTCAACATGTACGGTCCCCGCCTGCGTCCTCACGACGGGCGCGTGGTATCGAACTTCATCTTCCAAGCGCTCTCGGGCCAGCCGCTCACCATTTTCGGCGACGGCTCCCAGACGCGTTCGCTCTGCTACGTGAGCGACGGCGTCGAGGGCATCTACCGGCTCTTCCGTTCCGATTACGCGGGACCGGTGAACATCGGAAACCCGGCGGAGATGACGGTGCGCGAGATCGCGACCGCCGTGGCCGAGCTGGTGGGCTCGACGGCCGGGGTCACCGCCCTGCCGCTCCCCGACGACGACCCCAAGGTGCGCTGCCCCGACATTTCGCTCGCCAGAAGGGTCCTCGGATGGGAGCCGAAGGTCGATCTCCGGAAGGGGCTGGGCAGAACCATCTCCCACTTCCGCGCGCAGATCGCCGCCGGCTACGAGGGCGGGGCTCGCACGGGAGCATCCACGGGAGGGCTCGCCGGGTGGGAACCGGAACGACGATGA
- a CDS encoding cupin domain-containing protein: MKSGTGVRRVDKPWGYELIWAETSDYVGKHLHVRAGQALSLQYHETKDETIFVHSGVVTVTFGESMEDLRTRTMRPGEAIRLPPGTIHRMVAETDVDLFEASTPQLDDLVRLDDSYGRTGTSEP; this comes from the coding sequence ATGAAGTCCGGGACGGGAGTGCGCAGGGTGGACAAGCCCTGGGGTTACGAGCTGATCTGGGCCGAAACTTCCGACTACGTGGGCAAGCATCTGCACGTACGAGCCGGGCAGGCGCTCTCTCTGCAGTATCACGAGACGAAGGACGAAACCATTTTCGTACACTCGGGCGTCGTGACCGTGACCTTCGGCGAGTCGATGGAAGACCTCCGGACCAGAACCATGCGACCAGGTGAGGCCATCCGATTGCCTCCGGGGACGATCCACCGGATGGTCGCCGAGACCGACGTCGATCTCTTCGAAGCCTCCACACCCCAGCTCGACGACCTCGTGCGGCTTGACGACAGCTACGGACGCACGGGAACGAGCGAGCCGTGA
- a CDS encoding tetratricopeptide repeat protein has translation MTLGGLSRTLPPSSVAPRRSRRSCGIVHGLLAGLLAFAACVPPDAEIDSTVRGDLAFAKGDFEEALAEYRLALTQAGGSDIDLMLRLAHTYAASGRADQAAREYERLVELRPSLSDQAVADLMRIATEAMESADTYAMARAVDAALKIRPGLGIGPPPLDLARHYYASGEYGMALPFYHMAIAGSTDSVPEIVFEVGRAHEEIGDCRNALAYFEQFREMVGSRERDEVDWFIGNCAFARAQEIAAEEGSDSDLEEALRLLDRVTEVGEPRNRLAEVWFEKGNLLSELRRCDAAMAAFAMVMELDPGGSLGSRARAAYDRVRFGGAGIADLIGRCH, from the coding sequence ATGACGCTCGGCGGGCTGTCCCGGACGCTTCCCCCGTCGAGCGTCGCGCCGCGCCGTTCTCGGCGCTCGTGCGGGATCGTCCACGGCTTGCTGGCGGGCCTCCTGGCGTTCGCGGCTTGTGTCCCGCCGGACGCGGAGATCGACTCGACCGTGCGCGGGGATCTCGCGTTCGCAAAGGGCGATTTCGAGGAAGCTCTGGCCGAGTACCGTCTTGCCCTTACCCAGGCGGGCGGGTCCGACATCGACCTCATGCTCCGACTCGCCCACACCTACGCCGCCTCCGGGAGGGCGGACCAGGCGGCGCGCGAGTACGAGCGACTCGTCGAATTGCGGCCCTCCCTAAGCGATCAGGCCGTCGCGGATCTCATGCGAATCGCCACCGAAGCCATGGAGAGCGCCGACACCTACGCCATGGCGCGAGCGGTCGACGCCGCGTTGAAGATCCGTCCCGGGTTGGGGATCGGCCCGCCGCCTCTCGACCTGGCCCGCCACTACTATGCCAGCGGCGAGTACGGGATGGCGCTCCCGTTCTACCACATGGCGATCGCGGGCTCGACCGACTCGGTTCCCGAGATCGTCTTCGAGGTGGGCAGGGCGCACGAGGAGATCGGCGATTGCCGCAACGCTCTTGCCTACTTCGAGCAATTCAGAGAGATGGTGGGAAGCAGGGAACGCGACGAGGTCGACTGGTTCATCGGCAACTGCGCCTTCGCACGGGCGCAGGAGATAGCTGCGGAGGAAGGCTCCGACAGCGATCTGGAGGAGGCGCTCAGGTTGCTCGACAGGGTCACCGAGGTCGGGGAGCCGCGCAACCGGCTGGCGGAGGTGTGGTTCGAAAAGGGAAATCTGCTCTCGGAGCTCAGGCGGTGCGACGCGGCCATGGCGGCGTTCGCGATGGTGATGGAACTGGACCCCGGCGGCTCATTGGGTTCGCGAGCGCGGGCCGCATACGACCGGGTCCGCTTCGGTGGCGCCGGGATCGCCGATCTGATCGGCAGGTGCCACTGA
- the bamD gene encoding outer membrane protein assembly factor BamD, which yields MSISRRPPALLSGLVLIAACSSAPDPYIGLPVEDLFATAEAEYAAGEFDNAIRALDRLVLTYGDWDQLPRARLLLADAHFGAREFLTARAEYVRFLDRHSGHPDAAKAALGVCRSLSSLSPEVPRDQSYTQDAILTCRNSVLDYPGTPEAAEAAQLANNMRLRLAEKEYATADFYFRRGLWDSAILYYESTLRLFSDTDFAPLALAGIYRSNIEIGYEEEAEEALARLLRDYPESESAKELRGNGGRIRSDVP from the coding sequence ATGTCCATTTCCCGCAGACCTCCCGCCCTCCTTTCGGGCCTCGTCCTGATCGCGGCGTGTTCAAGCGCCCCGGATCCCTACATCGGACTCCCCGTGGAGGACCTCTTCGCCACCGCCGAGGCCGAGTACGCTGCCGGGGAGTTCGACAACGCGATCCGTGCGCTCGATCGTCTCGTCCTCACCTACGGCGACTGGGACCAACTGCCCCGGGCCAGACTGCTGCTCGCGGACGCCCACTTCGGAGCCCGCGAGTTCCTGACCGCGAGGGCCGAATACGTCCGCTTCCTCGACCGCCACTCCGGGCACCCCGACGCCGCCAAAGCCGCTCTCGGGGTCTGCCGTTCGTTGAGTTCGCTCTCGCCCGAGGTACCCAGGGACCAGAGCTACACGCAGGACGCGATCCTGACCTGCCGCAACTCGGTGCTCGACTACCCCGGCACGCCGGAGGCGGCCGAAGCGGCGCAGCTCGCCAACAACATGCGGCTGCGACTGGCCGAAAAGGAGTACGCCACCGCCGACTTCTACTTCCGACGCGGGCTCTGGGACTCGGCGATCCTCTACTACGAGTCGACGCTGCGACTCTTCTCCGACACGGACTTCGCCCCCCTTGCCCTCGCGGGCATCTACCGTTCCAATATTGAGATCGGGTACGAGGAGGAAGCGGAAGAGGCGCTGGCCCGCCTGCTGCGGGACTATCCGGAGTCCGAGTCCGCGAAGGAGCTCCGGGGGAACGGCGGACGCATTCGGTCGGACGTGCCCTGA
- the nadD gene encoding nicotinate-nucleotide adenylyltransferase → MSRVGVFGGTFDPPHLGHLAAARACVRSLELDKVIWIPNGTPPHKSVEVVSPAEVRLEMTRAAVAGEERFTVSDVEMVRAGPSYTVDTLRQLRASMSVEEMFLILGYDQLDALHTWRGAEEIAVLADIAAVPRNSRLTRLRSATGPGSRFGELHVRSVHVPFQPIDLSSRSVRAARAASGDLGGVVPGVAGIIERLGLYRSCLPSDPLGQDELEAWGRELGYLVEPPHFIALQGRIGAGKSVLARALGTGLGVSAKMPSPTFSIVHRYPTAEGAELVHLDLYRVESPDDLWELGWEELGRDHEIVLLEWPEGAAGLMPADHWSIELISVGDAEGARRVTVERTGSPPELAGL, encoded by the coding sequence GTGAGCAGAGTCGGTGTCTTCGGCGGCACCTTCGATCCTCCGCACCTTGGTCACCTGGCCGCCGCCCGCGCCTGCGTCCGCTCATTGGAACTCGACAAGGTCATCTGGATCCCGAACGGGACGCCGCCGCACAAGTCGGTGGAGGTGGTGAGCCCGGCCGAGGTTCGGCTGGAGATGACCAGGGCAGCAGTTGCCGGCGAAGAGCGCTTCACCGTGAGCGATGTCGAGATGGTCCGAGCCGGACCTTCGTACACGGTCGACACTCTCCGGCAGTTGCGCGCAAGCATGTCCGTCGAAGAGATGTTCCTGATTCTGGGCTACGATCAGCTCGACGCCCTCCACACGTGGCGGGGAGCGGAGGAGATCGCGGTTCTCGCCGACATCGCCGCCGTGCCGAGGAACTCGCGCCTCACGCGGCTGAGATCGGCCACCGGCCCGGGTTCGCGGTTCGGCGAACTCCACGTGCGGTCCGTGCACGTACCGTTCCAACCCATCGATCTGTCTTCGCGATCGGTCCGGGCGGCACGTGCGGCCTCGGGGGATCTTGGCGGTGTGGTACCGGGCGTAGCCGGGATAATCGAGCGGCTGGGCCTCTATCGATCGTGCTTGCCTTCCGACCCGTTGGGTCAGGACGAGCTGGAGGCCTGGGGACGAGAACTCGGGTACCTTGTCGAGCCGCCTCACTTCATCGCTCTCCAGGGTCGGATCGGCGCCGGGAAGAGCGTGCTCGCCCGGGCGCTGGGCACAGGGCTGGGAGTGAGCGCCAAGATGCCGTCCCCGACCTTCAGTATCGTGCACCGCTACCCGACCGCGGAGGGCGCCGAGCTCGTCCACCTGGATCTCTACCGGGTCGAGTCGCCCGACGATCTGTGGGAGCTGGGATGGGAGGAGCTGGGGCGCGACCACGAGATCGTTCTTCTGGAGTGGCCCGAAGGAGCCGCCGGCCTGATGCCTGCGGACCACTGGAGCATCGAGCTCATCTCGGTCGGCGACGCGGAAGGAGCCCGGAGGGTGACGGTCGAGCGGACCGGAAGCCCGCCGGAGCTCGCCGGTCTCTAG
- the tsaB gene encoding tRNA (adenosine(37)-N6)-threonylcarbamoyltransferase complex dimerization subunit type 1 TsaB, translated as MDKTSCGGATLPGSRAILFDISGPVGAVGVALDGRMAGRAELEARSHGSRLLPTMARVLAEAGIEMPEVTDIVVGEGPGSFTGLRVAAATAKGLARALDARLWPVSSLAAAALGCTGARAARYVLFDARKDRVFGGCFSEIERRWLIPPHAGTVREALRRPPPREARFCGDGALRHADLVAEAGFEVLPPPAGVPSVDGLLRFLELDGGGTTGTSPHAPLEPVPPASWEPRYLRPWRAQRPRTPDS; from the coding sequence GTGGACAAAACCTCCTGCGGCGGTGCGACGCTGCCCGGCAGTCGAGCGATCCTCTTCGACATCTCAGGCCCGGTCGGGGCCGTCGGTGTCGCGCTCGACGGCAGGATGGCGGGCCGCGCGGAGCTGGAAGCGAGGAGCCATGGCTCGCGCCTCCTGCCGACGATGGCCCGCGTGCTCGCGGAGGCCGGAATCGAAATGCCGGAGGTCACCGACATAGTGGTGGGCGAAGGGCCGGGGTCCTTCACGGGGCTGCGGGTTGCCGCCGCGACCGCCAAGGGGTTGGCGCGAGCGCTGGATGCCCGACTCTGGCCCGTTTCAAGCCTGGCCGCGGCGGCGCTCGGCTGCACCGGCGCCCGGGCCGCCCGCTACGTCCTCTTCGACGCCAGGAAGGACCGGGTCTTCGGAGGATGCTTCTCGGAAATCGAGCGACGTTGGCTGATTCCGCCCCACGCCGGTACCGTGAGAGAAGCGCTACGGAGGCCCCCACCTCGGGAGGCCCGCTTCTGCGGCGACGGGGCCCTCAGGCACGCCGACCTTGTCGCCGAGGCCGGCTTCGAGGTGCTCCCGCCGCCGGCGGGAGTTCCCTCGGTCGACGGTCTTCTGCGCTTCCTCGAGCTCGACGGGGGCGGGACGACCGGGACCTCCCCCCACGCCCCGCTCGAGCCCGTGCCGCCGGCTTCCTGGGAGCCGCGCTATCTGCGCCCGTGGCGAGCGCAGCGCCCCAGGACACCGGACTCGTGA
- the radC gene encoding DNA repair protein RadC produces the protein MNREQPRDRLAELGPRALGLSELIAILIGSGSGGSSAIDIGRNLSKTVSGSARRLAALDLADLKRLPGLGEANSSRILAATELGRRAVSEPGAAAEYIRSGADVYRRFGVRLGDSLQEEFHALLLNARNRALSDHLITRGTLDASLVHPREVFRPAIVAGAAAVILVHNHPSGDPQPSDEDRLVTERLVEAGRLIGIPVMDHIVIGCAAWRSVMIEPAHFVAEGSDEGYRR, from the coding sequence ATGAACCGCGAACAGCCGAGAGACAGACTTGCAGAGCTGGGACCGCGCGCCCTGGGCCTTTCCGAACTAATCGCCATCCTAATCGGCAGCGGCTCCGGCGGCTCATCGGCCATCGACATCGGCAGAAATCTGAGCAAGACCGTCTCGGGTTCCGCTCGCAGACTCGCCGCGCTCGACCTCGCCGACCTGAAGAGACTGCCCGGCCTCGGGGAAGCGAATTCGTCCAGAATCCTCGCCGCGACCGAGCTCGGCAGACGAGCGGTTTCGGAACCAGGCGCCGCCGCCGAGTACATCCGCAGCGGCGCCGACGTCTACCGACGCTTCGGCGTCCGCCTGGGGGACTCCCTGCAAGAGGAGTTCCACGCCCTGCTCCTCAACGCCCGCAACCGTGCTCTCAGCGACCACCTCATCACCCGAGGCACGCTCGACGCCTCGCTCGTCCATCCGCGCGAGGTCTTCAGGCCCGCGATCGTCGCGGGCGCCGCGGCCGTCATCCTCGTGCACAACCATCCCTCCGGCGATCCGCAGCCTTCCGACGAAGACAGGCTCGTGACCGAACGTCTGGTCGAGGCGGGTCGCCTGATCGGCATTCCCGTCATGGATCACATCGTCATCGGTTGCGCCGCCTGGCGGTCGGTGATGATCGAACCGGCCCACTTCGTCGCCGAGGGATCCGACGAGGGGTATCGAAGATGA
- a CDS encoding NAD-dependent epimerase/dehydratase family protein, translating into MKAGSGAEDTTRPAPGRVLVTGGAGFIGSHLADAYLAEGWEVWVADDLSSGRAENVPSEARLVEIDVGDREAVAELMREGRFRVVSHHAAQADIRVSVLDPASDARTNVLGVINVGEQAAATGVERLIFASSGGAIYGEASRPALENDPRNPKAPYGIAKLAGELYLEHFARTAALEVISLRYANVYGERQDPRGEAGVIAIFCGCLAQGRSLTIIGDGCQERDFVHVSDVVEANLLLSRGALPLERGTPPRLRNPRSHAPEPTSRAYNVGTGAATSVNGLADAIERVAGKRVTRVYAPERPGELRRSVLDAGRLRELGWSPGTRLEDGLARTWDSLR; encoded by the coding sequence ATGAAGGCCGGTTCCGGGGCGGAAGACACGACGAGGCCCGCCCCGGGTCGCGTGCTCGTCACCGGGGGCGCGGGATTCATAGGCAGCCATCTGGCGGACGCCTATCTGGCCGAAGGCTGGGAGGTCTGGGTCGCCGACGATCTCAGCTCCGGCCGCGCGGAAAACGTGCCCTCCGAGGCTCGACTGGTAGAGATCGACGTGGGCGATCGCGAAGCCGTAGCCGAGCTGATGAGGGAGGGGCGCTTCCGAGTCGTAAGCCACCACGCCGCGCAAGCGGACATCCGTGTCTCGGTTCTCGATCCCGCCTCCGACGCCCGGACCAACGTGCTCGGGGTCATCAACGTCGGCGAGCAGGCCGCCGCCACCGGGGTCGAGCGCCTTATCTTCGCGAGCTCGGGCGGCGCGATCTACGGAGAAGCGTCTCGGCCCGCTTTAGAGAACGACCCAAGGAATCCCAAGGCTCCGTACGGCATAGCCAAGCTGGCCGGTGAGCTCTACCTGGAACACTTCGCGCGCACCGCCGCTCTCGAGGTGATCTCGCTCCGCTACGCCAACGTCTACGGCGAGCGTCAGGACCCCCGCGGCGAGGCAGGTGTAATCGCAATCTTCTGCGGGTGCCTGGCCCAGGGACGGAGTCTGACGATCATCGGAGACGGCTGTCAAGAACGGGATTTCGTCCACGTTAGCGATGTCGTGGAGGCCAATCTCCTTCTCTCACGAGGCGCGCTGCCGCTTGAACGCGGAACGCCGCCACGGTTACGGAATCCTCGGTCTCATGCGCCCGAACCCACGTCGCGGGCCTATAACGTGGGCACTGGAGCTGCCACGAGCGTGAACGGGCTGGCCGACGCCATCGAACGGGTCGCCGGCAAACGGGTGACCCGCGTCTACGCGCCCGAACGCCCGGGCGAACTGCGCCGGAGCGTTCTCGACGCCGGGCGACTCAGGGAGTTGGGCTGGAGCCCCGGAACCAGGCTCGAAGACGGGCTCGCCAGGACCTGGGACTCGCTGAGATGA
- a CDS encoding MotA/TolQ/ExbB proton channel family protein, protein MTTPLLLQTRAPTNVIGMITSGTLPTRIVLGVLAVASLCSLYLIISRWRRFAKVRHQADAFIERIEKATNLDEAYRMIRAIRSSPYARVFKQGMEFLKDLHVADGFGNGRGGISLVQLEALRLILEKAEGEELDELGNGLHWLAIVGSVSPLLGLMGTVIGITNVFLGIAGAGGSNIMAVAPGVGEALITTVAGLAVAIPAVIAYNYFAAQLALVRAELEGFSSEFVGTLAREENV, encoded by the coding sequence ATGACGACACCGCTCCTCCTCCAGACCCGCGCTCCGACCAACGTCATCGGGATGATCACGTCGGGCACTCTGCCGACGAGGATCGTTCTGGGCGTTCTGGCCGTCGCCTCGCTCTGCTCGCTCTACCTCATAATCAGCCGGTGGCGCAGGTTCGCCAAGGTGCGCCACCAGGCCGACGCCTTCATCGAGAGGATCGAAAAGGCAACGAATCTCGACGAGGCCTATCGGATGATACGCGCGATTCGGAGTTCTCCCTACGCGCGGGTGTTCAAACAGGGCATGGAGTTCCTCAAGGATCTTCACGTTGCCGACGGATTCGGGAACGGTCGCGGCGGCATCTCTCTCGTCCAACTGGAGGCGTTGCGGCTCATCCTGGAAAAGGCAGAAGGCGAAGAGCTTGACGAACTCGGTAACGGGCTGCACTGGCTCGCGATAGTGGGATCGGTCTCGCCGCTTCTCGGCCTCATGGGTACGGTGATCGGCATCACGAACGTCTTTCTCGGGATCGCGGGAGCCGGCGGCAGCAACATCATGGCGGTCGCACCCGGGGTCGGCGAGGCCCTGATAACCACCGTGGCTGGGCTGGCCGTGGCCATTCCCGCCGTCATCGCCTACAACTACTTCGCCGCGCAGCTGGCGCTCGTGCGGGCAGAGCTCGAAGGGTTCTCGAGCGAGTTCGTGGGAACGCTGGCCCGCGAAGAGAACGTCTGA
- a CDS encoding biopolymer transporter ExbD produces the protein MPRRVREQPISVRAEINVTSLVDVAFTLLIIFIITAPILQGGIEVSVPRAEVRPLTAGEDPLYITIAADGTVYLEETAVDLDELGSGLAQIVEVSGVERVYIRGDSLADFGPVVRVMAAVANSGISWSVVAEPHSEN, from the coding sequence GTGCCGAGGCGGGTTCGCGAACAACCGATCTCGGTCAGGGCCGAGATCAACGTCACCAGTCTGGTCGACGTCGCCTTCACGCTGCTCATCATCTTCATCATAACCGCGCCGATCCTTCAGGGCGGAATCGAGGTCTCGGTGCCGCGCGCGGAGGTGCGGCCGCTCACGGCGGGCGAGGACCCCCTCTATATCACGATAGCCGCCGACGGCACGGTCTATCTGGAGGAAACGGCGGTCGATCTCGACGAGCTCGGCTCCGGCCTCGCGCAGATAGTCGAGGTCTCGGGCGTGGAGCGCGTCTACATCCGCGGCGATTCGCTCGCGGACTTCGGCCCCGTGGTGCGCGTCATGGCGGCGGTGGCCAACAGCGGCATCTCCTGGTCGGTGGTCGCCGAACCTCATAGCGAAAACTGA
- a CDS encoding TonB C-terminal domain-containing protein, with translation MSEAKRIDRFSLAFSAGVHLVVLVAAWLSAKTTRPQVEFVIPDVELVSPAPMELAEVEQDAAEEIVTETPAAEPAEALEPEPEPVVEPEPEPVVEPEPEPMVEDEPEPDEPDPVDEAEAPEPEVPEREPELTADVSEPVEVADETTEATTTEEADAEETGEDINARLEGVRREYPEYYENIIRQINRCFRRPAEGRWETTVAFAILKDGSVTDARFLARSGNTDFDFQALRAVVDCAGKGRFGPLPEGLPYERLPVAFDFRPSGDARTQGPTADPILSVFP, from the coding sequence ATGAGCGAGGCGAAGAGGATCGACCGCTTCAGCCTGGCCTTCTCGGCCGGTGTTCATCTCGTCGTCCTGGTCGCGGCCTGGCTCTCCGCCAAGACGACCCGTCCGCAGGTCGAGTTCGTGATTCCCGATGTCGAACTGGTCTCGCCCGCGCCTATGGAGCTGGCCGAGGTCGAACAGGATGCCGCGGAAGAGATCGTCACGGAGACCCCTGCCGCCGAGCCGGCGGAAGCCCTGGAACCCGAACCGGAGCCGGTGGTGGAACCTGAGCCGGAGCCGGTGGTGGAACCTGAACCGGAACCGATGGTGGAGGACGAGCCCGAACCGGACGAGCCCGATCCCGTGGATGAAGCCGAAGCGCCGGAACCGGAGGTGCCGGAACGCGAACCGGAGCTGACGGCGGACGTGTCGGAGCCCGTCGAGGTGGCCGACGAGACGACGGAAGCGACCACCACGGAAGAAGCTGATGCCGAAGAAACCGGCGAGGACATCAACGCGCGTCTGGAAGGAGTGCGTCGCGAATATCCCGAGTACTACGAGAACATCATCCGGCAGATCAACCGCTGCTTCCGTCGTCCGGCGGAGGGGCGGTGGGAGACCACGGTGGCGTTCGCGATTCTCAAGGACGGATCGGTCACCGACGCCAGGTTCCTCGCGAGATCCGGGAACACCGACTTCGACTTCCAGGCGCTGCGCGCCGTGGTCGATTGCGCCGGTAAGGGCAGGTTCGGCCCCCTCCCGGAAGGACTTCCCTACGAGCGGCTGCCGGTGGCCTTCGACTTCCGGCCCTCGGGGGATGCCCGGACCCAGGGCCCGACCGCCGATCCCATCCTGTCCGTGTTTCCATAG